From one Conyzicola nivalis genomic stretch:
- a CDS encoding TetR/AcrR family transcriptional regulator — protein sequence MTELAPQVKAVRGRAIDARILSVTLDILRGHGPAAVNIEAVAAKAGIAKTTIYRRYDSREHLLRAAIESSTGEVAIPTDLPTYETFKWLLHDAARMAENMVGRGAAASIILNDHPESNDLMREMIKARSVRLTEFLHERVAAGDLKADLDIGLAATVLLGALFGQLIRGGELDDEWADSVLELLWPGFSA from the coding sequence GTGACCGAGCTGGCTCCCCAGGTCAAGGCGGTCCGCGGTCGGGCGATCGACGCGCGCATCCTCAGCGTGACGCTCGACATACTGCGTGGTCACGGCCCGGCCGCCGTGAACATCGAGGCCGTCGCCGCGAAGGCCGGCATCGCGAAAACGACCATCTACCGTCGCTACGACTCGCGCGAGCACCTGCTGCGGGCGGCGATCGAGTCGTCCACGGGCGAGGTCGCCATCCCGACCGACCTGCCCACCTACGAGACGTTCAAATGGCTGCTGCACGATGCGGCACGGATGGCCGAGAACATGGTGGGGCGGGGCGCCGCGGCATCCATCATCCTCAACGACCATCCCGAATCGAACGACCTGATGCGCGAGATGATCAAGGCCCGCTCGGTGCGGCTCACCGAGTTTCTGCACGAGCGGGTGGCGGCGGGCGACCTCAAGGCCGACCTCGACATCGGCCTCGCCGCCACCGTGCTGCTCGGCGCCCTCTTCGGGCAGCTGATCCGCGGCGGCGAGCTCGACGACGAGTGGGCAGACTCCGTGCTGGAGCTGCTCTGGCCGGGATTCTCGGCGTGA
- a CDS encoding FAD-binding oxidoreductase codes for MANVKHMKWWGWGVEGIAFTYDNKPAFAPFVKKAVGLELDGSAGSSVSFSDLTLPSSTIDQAFLAELGAIVGTDNAIVDDELRLVHTYGKSIRDLLRIRASDLPRMPDVVVYPADEAEVSAVVSAAVAANAVIIPFGGGSNISGSLEPHPGEARVVISLDLGRLNKVVSIDEGSGLARIQAGAQGPFIEEQLGARGWTMGHFPDSFTHSTLGGWVATRSSGMQSDKYGDIADIARGLRMVRPAGIVDIRPVPSASTGPSVREMILGSEGRLGVITEVTVQVHRTPEVREINGYLFPNWEAGIAAMHEISESDARPTVTRVSDARESGFSFATGKAKTGFDPQKVLMAYLKRRGWDLEGINLSFIGFEGSKSHVAYEKKIVARIVKKHGGLGVGKGPGVLYDQKKFDTPYLRDFLLDRGAAADVSETAAPWSRLNEIHDAVYAAANEAYEQIGTPGWIMSHLSHSYHSGACLYFTFAFVHGGDTAIAQYDVVKRAIQQAFVDHGGTISHHHGVGREHAPWLEQDISTEGVALMSGLFTAADPKKNFNPDKVITY; via the coding sequence ATGGCGAACGTCAAGCACATGAAGTGGTGGGGCTGGGGAGTCGAAGGAATCGCGTTCACCTACGACAACAAGCCCGCATTCGCCCCCTTCGTGAAGAAGGCCGTCGGACTCGAGCTCGACGGCAGCGCCGGCTCGAGCGTCTCCTTCTCCGACCTGACGCTGCCGTCGAGCACGATCGACCAGGCGTTCCTCGCCGAGCTCGGTGCCATCGTCGGCACCGACAACGCGATCGTCGACGACGAGCTGCGCCTCGTGCACACCTACGGCAAGAGCATCCGCGACCTGCTGCGCATCCGTGCGAGCGACCTGCCGCGCATGCCCGACGTCGTCGTCTACCCGGCCGACGAGGCCGAGGTCTCCGCCGTGGTCTCCGCCGCCGTGGCGGCCAACGCCGTGATCATCCCCTTCGGCGGCGGCAGCAACATCTCGGGCAGCCTCGAGCCACACCCGGGCGAGGCCCGCGTCGTCATCTCGCTCGACCTCGGACGCCTGAACAAGGTCGTCTCCATCGACGAGGGCTCTGGCCTCGCCCGCATCCAAGCCGGCGCGCAGGGACCGTTCATCGAGGAGCAGCTGGGCGCGCGGGGCTGGACGATGGGCCACTTCCCCGACAGCTTCACCCACTCCACCCTCGGCGGCTGGGTGGCCACCCGCTCGTCGGGGATGCAGAGCGACAAGTACGGCGACATCGCCGACATCGCCCGCGGCCTGCGCATGGTGCGCCCGGCCGGCATCGTCGACATCCGTCCCGTTCCCTCCGCCTCCACCGGGCCGAGCGTGCGCGAGATGATCCTCGGCAGTGAGGGCAGGCTCGGTGTCATCACCGAGGTCACCGTGCAGGTGCACCGCACCCCCGAGGTGCGCGAGATCAACGGCTACCTCTTCCCGAACTGGGAGGCTGGCATCGCCGCGATGCACGAGATCTCTGAGAGCGACGCCCGACCGACCGTGACCCGCGTCTCCGACGCCCGCGAGAGCGGCTTCTCGTTCGCCACCGGCAAGGCGAAGACCGGCTTCGACCCGCAGAAGGTCCTGATGGCCTACCTGAAGCGTCGCGGCTGGGACCTCGAGGGCATCAACCTGTCGTTCATCGGCTTCGAGGGCAGCAAGTCCCACGTCGCCTACGAGAAGAAGATCGTCGCGCGCATCGTGAAGAAGCACGGCGGACTCGGCGTGGGCAAGGGCCCCGGCGTGCTCTACGACCAGAAGAAGTTCGACACCCCGTACCTGCGCGACTTCCTGCTCGACCGCGGTGCCGCGGCCGACGTGTCGGAGACGGCCGCGCCCTGGTCGCGCCTCAACGAGATCCACGACGCCGTGTATGCGGCGGCGAACGAGGCCTACGAGCAGATCGGCACGCCCGGCTGGATTATGAGCCACCTCTCGCACTCGTACCACTCGGGGGCCTGCCTCTACTTCACGTTCGCCTTCGTGCACGGCGGCGACACCGCGATCGCGCAGTACGACGTCGTGAAGCGCGCCATCCAGCAGGCGTTCGTCGACCACGGCGGAACGATCTCGCACCACCACGGTGTCGGTCGCGAGCACGCGCCCTGGCTAGAGCAGGACATCTCCACCGAGGGTGTCGCGCTGATGAGCGGGCTGTTCACCGCTGCCGACCCGAAGAAGAACTTCAACCCCGACAAGGTGATCACCTACTAA
- a CDS encoding lysophospholipid acyltransferase family protein, translated as MTGKDAKPVKVTHLHRFSSSGHAAARFIAQRVILKGVVWSVAKVTVKGKDTLKDLKDPFIVVANHSSHLDAPLITGALPRARARYLAAGAAADYFFDVAWRRAATALFFNAFPVDRSGGGARSGLAKELLGRGVPLLIFPQGGRSKDGIIGPFKPGAAVLSMHVGAPCVPVAIIGAADAMPPGRNWPVPGRPPVVVVFGEPMIAEPGESPADFSARLHRTVLDLHAAHSA; from the coding sequence ATGACGGGCAAAGACGCCAAGCCGGTGAAGGTCACGCACCTCCACCGGTTCTCGTCGTCGGGTCACGCCGCGGCGCGGTTCATCGCCCAGCGCGTCATCCTGAAGGGCGTCGTCTGGTCGGTGGCCAAGGTGACGGTCAAGGGCAAAGACACCCTCAAAGACCTGAAAGACCCGTTCATCGTCGTGGCGAACCATTCGAGCCATCTGGATGCGCCCCTCATCACCGGCGCCCTTCCGCGGGCGCGGGCGCGGTATCTCGCCGCGGGTGCCGCGGCCGACTACTTCTTCGACGTGGCCTGGCGCCGCGCCGCGACCGCCCTGTTCTTCAATGCCTTCCCCGTCGACCGCAGCGGGGGCGGCGCCCGCTCGGGCCTCGCGAAAGAGCTGCTCGGCCGCGGCGTGCCGCTGCTGATCTTCCCGCAGGGCGGACGGTCGAAGGACGGAATCATCGGCCCGTTCAAGCCGGGCGCCGCCGTGCTCTCTATGCACGTCGGGGCGCCGTGCGTGCCGGTCGCGATCATCGGGGCCGCCGACGCCATGCCGCCCGGCCGCAACTGGCCGGTACCGGGCCGCCCACCCGTCGTGGTCGTCTTCGGCGAGCCCATGATCGCCGAGCCGGGCGAGAGCCCCGCCGATTTCTCTGCAAGACTGCACCGCACGGTGTTGGACCTGCACGCGGCGCACTCCGCGTAG
- a CDS encoding SDR family NAD(P)-dependent oxidoreductase, giving the protein MATALVTGGTSGLGAEFARALARRGYDLVLVARNPERLDSMAAELRATGRSVETLRADLSDRTDVGVVVDRLTDAARPIDVFVNNAGFGIHTPLTSVDTSSHDRAIEVMIRSVLVLGGAAGRAMRARGDGAIINVSSVAGYMAMGSYSAVKAWVRSYSEGLSVELRGTGVRVTALLPGWVHTEFHDRAGITTSSIPNALWIDAGLTIESGLRASEKGRALVIPSARFKFLFFIVNHLPRGVVRWISGKISSSRSDSVETHA; this is encoded by the coding sequence ATGGCAACTGCTCTCGTCACGGGTGGGACGTCGGGCCTCGGAGCGGAGTTCGCCCGGGCCCTCGCCCGTCGTGGATACGATCTCGTGCTCGTCGCGAGAAACCCGGAACGGCTCGATTCGATGGCGGCAGAACTGCGCGCGACGGGCCGCTCGGTCGAGACGCTGCGTGCAGACCTCAGCGACCGCACCGATGTCGGGGTGGTCGTCGACAGACTGACGGATGCCGCCCGCCCCATCGACGTCTTCGTCAACAACGCGGGGTTCGGCATCCACACGCCGCTCACCTCCGTCGACACGAGCTCGCACGATCGCGCCATCGAGGTGATGATCCGGTCGGTGCTCGTCCTCGGCGGGGCGGCCGGCCGCGCCATGCGGGCCAGGGGCGACGGGGCCATCATCAACGTCTCGAGCGTCGCCGGGTACATGGCGATGGGCAGCTACTCCGCGGTCAAGGCCTGGGTGCGCAGCTACAGCGAGGGGCTCTCGGTCGAACTCCGCGGCACCGGCGTGCGCGTCACGGCGCTGCTGCCCGGCTGGGTGCACACCGAGTTCCACGACCGCGCCGGCATCACGACGAGTTCGATCCCGAACGCCCTCTGGATCGACGCGGGCCTGACGATCGAGTCCGGACTCCGCGCCTCGGAGAAGGGGCGCGCCCTGGTCATCCCCTCCGCGCGCTTCAAATTCCTCTTCTTCATCGTGAACCACCTGCCACGCGGCGTCGTGCGCTGGATCTCCGGCAAGATCTCGTCGAGCCGCAGCGACTCTGTCGAGACCCACGCATGA
- a CDS encoding HAD-IB family hydrolase, translated as MSAAEKKSGLAGAHVFLTGATGFVGQAVLERLLSSYPDTRVSILVRTKGSATTETRLANLLRKPVFSAWKEKVGDEEAARILAERVTVVSGSLTSISELPGDIDVVIHGASTVSFDPPIDEAFDTNVGGALGLYGALLASGSDPHVVHVSTCYVGGIRKGIMPEASLTHEVDWRAEAASAAKAREQVELASREPESLRRFINRSRAVNGKAGPQAVARAAETARAEWVTKELVDYGRTRAESLGWTDVYTLTKAFGERAAEELWAQAGHRLSVVRPAIIESALHHPFPGWIDGFKVADPLILAYGRGQLPDFPGLPDSILDIIPVDYVVNAIIAAAGTDPDPADPQYYHVNSGASNPLPFHEMYENVNEFFTANPLPHEDGHISVPLWRFPGARKVERALKRREDIAEFAERTITRLPSTKRTQKWLDGVHVNQNALETLRGYTELYRAYVQTEIIFDDSNAKKLHNSIPAEMRADLGFDVAAIDWNDYFQRVHFPAITALTNAFANRPQGNKRAQRALPKRSDVVAVFDLEGTVLESNLVQQYLWLGITKTFMARELASLAVSIPKYLRAERHDRGEFIRTFMRRYEGIRVSRIEALVRGRFGRQLINHVYPDALRRAQEHREAGHRTVLVTGTIDLMTTPLAPFFDEVVAGSMHERDGVLTGYLATPPLVDEARASWLREYAKQHGLNLSQSYGYGDSHADVPWLQLLGNPTAVNPDTQLYSQAQAKRWTIQSWATTAKLGRPSAPNASVSPTDEKAVSHGV; from the coding sequence ATGAGTGCAGCAGAGAAGAAATCCGGCCTCGCCGGCGCCCACGTCTTCCTCACGGGAGCCACCGGTTTCGTCGGCCAGGCGGTGCTCGAGCGCCTGCTCTCGTCGTACCCCGACACCCGCGTCTCAATCCTCGTGCGCACGAAGGGCAGCGCCACCACCGAGACGCGCCTCGCCAACCTGCTGCGCAAGCCGGTGTTCTCGGCGTGGAAGGAGAAGGTCGGCGACGAAGAAGCCGCCCGCATTCTCGCCGAGCGCGTGACTGTCGTCTCGGGCAGTCTCACCTCGATCTCCGAGTTGCCCGGCGACATCGATGTGGTGATCCACGGTGCATCCACCGTCTCGTTCGATCCGCCCATCGACGAGGCCTTCGACACCAACGTCGGCGGCGCTCTCGGCCTCTACGGCGCACTGCTGGCTTCCGGCTCCGACCCGCACGTCGTGCACGTCTCCACCTGTTACGTCGGCGGCATCCGCAAGGGCATCATGCCCGAGGCGTCGCTCACCCACGAGGTCGACTGGCGAGCCGAGGCCGCCTCGGCAGCGAAGGCGCGCGAACAGGTCGAGCTGGCCTCGCGCGAGCCCGAGAGCCTGCGGCGGTTCATCAACCGTTCGCGTGCCGTGAACGGCAAGGCCGGGCCGCAGGCCGTCGCCCGTGCCGCCGAGACCGCCCGCGCCGAGTGGGTCACGAAAGAGCTGGTCGACTACGGCCGCACCCGCGCCGAGAGCCTCGGCTGGACCGACGTGTACACGCTCACCAAGGCCTTCGGCGAGCGCGCGGCCGAGGAGCTGTGGGCCCAGGCCGGCCACCGCCTCTCCGTGGTGCGACCCGCCATCATCGAGAGCGCGCTGCACCACCCGTTCCCCGGCTGGATCGACGGGTTCAAGGTCGCCGACCCGCTCATCCTCGCCTACGGCCGCGGCCAGCTGCCCGACTTCCCCGGCCTGCCCGACTCGATCCTCGACATCATCCCGGTCGACTACGTCGTTAACGCCATCATCGCGGCGGCGGGCACCGATCCCGACCCGGCAGACCCGCAGTACTACCACGTCAACTCCGGCGCCTCGAACCCGCTGCCGTTCCACGAGATGTACGAGAACGTCAACGAGTTCTTCACCGCGAACCCGCTCCCCCACGAGGACGGCCACATCAGCGTCCCGCTCTGGCGCTTCCCGGGCGCCCGCAAGGTGGAGCGTGCGCTCAAGCGCCGCGAAGACATCGCCGAGTTCGCCGAACGCACCATCACCCGGCTGCCCTCCACCAAGCGCACCCAGAAGTGGCTCGACGGCGTGCACGTCAACCAGAACGCGCTCGAGACGCTGCGTGGCTACACCGAGCTCTACCGCGCCTACGTGCAGACCGAGATCATCTTCGACGACAGCAACGCGAAGAAGCTGCACAACTCGATCCCCGCGGAGATGCGGGCCGATCTCGGCTTCGACGTCGCCGCGATCGACTGGAACGACTACTTCCAGCGCGTGCATTTCCCCGCTATCACCGCTCTCACGAACGCGTTCGCGAACCGCCCGCAGGGAAACAAGCGTGCGCAGCGCGCCCTTCCCAAGCGGTCGGATGTCGTGGCCGTCTTCGATCTGGAAGGCACCGTTCTCGAGTCCAACCTCGTGCAGCAGTACCTCTGGCTGGGCATCACGAAGACGTTCATGGCGCGCGAGCTCGCCAGCCTGGCCGTCTCGATCCCGAAGTACCTGCGCGCGGAACGCCACGACCGCGGCGAGTTCATCCGCACGTTCATGCGCCGCTACGAGGGCATCAGGGTGTCGCGCATCGAGGCGCTCGTGCGCGGCCGGTTCGGCCGCCAGCTGATCAACCACGTCTACCCCGACGCGCTGCGCCGGGCTCAGGAGCACCGCGAGGCCGGCCACCGCACCGTGCTCGTCACCGGCACCATCGACCTCATGACCACGCCGCTCGCGCCGTTCTTCGACGAGGTCGTCGCCGGCAGCATGCACGAGCGCGACGGTGTGCTCACCGGCTACCTCGCCACGCCCCCGCTCGTCGACGAGGCACGCGCCTCGTGGCTGCGCGAGTACGCGAAGCAGCACGGCCTGAACCTTAGCCAGTCCTACGGTTACGGCGATTCCCACGCCGACGTGCCCTGGTTGCAGCTGCTCGGCAACCCGACCGCGGTGAACCCCGACACCCAGCTCTACAGCCAGGCGCAGGCCAAACGGTGGACTATCCAGTCGTGGGCCACTACGGCCAAACTGGGACGGCCCTCCGCTCCGAACGCTTCGGTATCCCCGACCGACGAGAAAGCTGTCTCCCATGGCGTTTGA
- a CDS encoding ferritin-like domain-containing protein: protein MAFDIDKYTATSVNVNWSDLDFDEFKTNPLPASTLRSLRYMCDIEYHTVCYLRDMLVTPSHKDPEVSAFMTMWNREEFWHGEALAEVLGAHGITVDFDQLKATRLKLGWKDKLDPVKQSLLGNIVGKDFIAVHMIWGAANEWSAVAAYNRLAELEKHPVLAVLLKRIAKQEAKHVAFYATQARERLASSKKARVIARFALKKAWGPVGSSVMEPEEVTHVMGHLFAGEEGMREIRKLDDHISRMPGLEGLEIVETAMKKYGVAA from the coding sequence ATGGCGTTTGACATCGACAAGTACACCGCGACCAGCGTCAACGTGAACTGGAGCGACCTCGACTTCGACGAGTTCAAAACGAACCCGTTGCCCGCATCGACGCTCCGCAGCCTGCGCTACATGTGCGACATCGAGTACCACACGGTCTGCTACCTGCGCGACATGCTCGTGACGCCGTCGCACAAGGACCCCGAGGTTTCGGCGTTTATGACCATGTGGAACCGCGAGGAGTTCTGGCACGGTGAGGCCCTCGCCGAGGTGCTGGGTGCGCACGGCATCACCGTCGACTTCGACCAGCTCAAGGCCACCCGCCTCAAGCTGGGCTGGAAAGACAAGCTGGATCCCGTGAAGCAGTCGCTGCTCGGCAACATCGTGGGCAAGGACTTCATCGCCGTGCACATGATCTGGGGGGCCGCAAACGAGTGGTCGGCCGTCGCCGCCTACAACCGCCTGGCCGAACTCGAGAAGCACCCGGTGCTGGCCGTGCTGCTCAAGCGCATCGCCAAGCAGGAGGCCAAGCACGTGGCCTTCTACGCCACCCAGGCGCGCGAGCGTCTGGCCAGCAGCAAGAAGGCGCGCGTTATCGCCCGCTTCGCGCTGAAGAAGGCGTGGGGGCCGGTCGGCTCGAGCGTCATGGAGCCCGAGGAGGTGACCCACGTGATGGGCCACCTGTTCGCCGGCGAGGAGGGCATGCGTGAGATCCGCAAGCTCGACGACCACATCTCGCGGATGCCGGGGCTCGAGGGTCTCGAGATCGTGGAGACCGCGATGAAGAAGTACGGCGTCGCCGCCTAG
- a CDS encoding DUF1918 domain-containing protein — protein MRATVGERIVIHGKNVGSPDRHGEIAEVRGNDGDPPYLVKFDDGHESLVFPGPDCSLERLAT, from the coding sequence ATGCGCGCAACGGTGGGCGAACGGATCGTCATCCACGGCAAGAACGTCGGGTCTCCCGACCGCCACGGGGAGATAGCCGAAGTTCGGGGGAACGACGGCGACCCGCCGTATCTGGTCAAGTTCGACGACGGGCATGAGTCACTGGTCTTCCCCGGTCCGGACTGCTCGCTCGAGCGGCTCGCAACGTAG
- a CDS encoding DUF998 domain-containing protein — MTVSGRCSAGALAFIVGALQYVTLEAVAAAAWIEPRYDHAANYISDLGVPDAQIYGGRDVYSPLAWVMNTGFVLEGVFFVLGAVLLAVLFRGVSRWLFVGFAVLHGVGIVLVGLFNEAADAGPLHLIGALLAIVFGNLTALVAGVAAVRAGLPRWFSVASVVLPVVGLLSEGVLLAGLSDVRFDGLWERGGVYSVTVWQLLIGVAVLATLRAARASSPDRGRPVTHARRRT, encoded by the coding sequence ATGACGGTCTCGGGGCGCTGTTCAGCGGGAGCCCTGGCGTTCATCGTCGGCGCGTTGCAGTACGTCACGCTCGAGGCCGTCGCGGCCGCGGCCTGGATCGAGCCGCGTTACGACCACGCGGCCAACTACATCAGCGACCTCGGCGTACCGGACGCCCAGATCTACGGCGGGCGGGACGTCTACTCACCGCTGGCCTGGGTGATGAACACCGGGTTCGTGCTCGAGGGCGTGTTCTTCGTTCTCGGTGCCGTGCTGCTCGCGGTGCTGTTCCGGGGCGTCTCCCGCTGGCTCTTCGTGGGGTTCGCCGTGCTCCACGGCGTGGGCATCGTGCTGGTCGGGCTCTTCAACGAGGCCGCGGATGCCGGTCCGCTGCACCTGATCGGGGCGCTGCTGGCGATCGTCTTCGGCAACCTGACCGCGCTCGTGGCCGGCGTCGCCGCGGTGCGCGCGGGCCTGCCGCGCTGGTTCTCGGTCGCGAGCGTGGTGCTGCCCGTCGTCGGTCTGCTGAGCGAGGGTGTGCTTCTCGCCGGGCTCTCGGACGTGCGGTTCGACGGGCTGTGGGAGCGCGGCGGCGTGTACTCCGTGACCGTGTGGCAGCTGCTGATCGGCGTCGCGGTGCTCGCTACGTTGCGAGCCGCTCGAGCGAGCAGTCCGGACCGGGGAAGACCAGTGACTCATGCCCGTCGTCGAACTTGA
- a CDS encoding alpha/beta hydrolase, with amino-acid sequence MTHSRQSLRSALLTPIMRARGSKREFSSPDLTMRLAADHVLRPESFAPPKNIDKTVRITVRRVAGWPVYTLTPRESPVNRRALYVHGGAWVHEISPFHWWLIARLAVNTGTEFTVPIYPLVPRGTAGEVVPVVADLAAELVAEAGSSAVLILGDSAGGTIALSAAMLLRDRGVPAPRDIVLISPVIDLTFSDPLTYEIEPRDPWLNVPGPKAAAEVWRGDLPIEHPFVSPVNAPLAGIGRITLFSGTRDITHADAITLAKKARAEGHPLDFHQRANMLHVYPLLPIPEGAEARAVIEAVLAADEWRL; translated from the coding sequence GTGACTCATTCGCGACAAAGCCTCCGTTCCGCCCTGCTGACCCCGATCATGCGCGCGAGGGGGAGCAAGCGCGAGTTCTCGTCGCCCGACCTCACGATGCGCCTCGCGGCGGACCACGTGCTGCGCCCGGAGTCGTTCGCGCCGCCGAAGAACATCGACAAAACCGTGCGCATCACGGTGCGCCGGGTGGCCGGATGGCCGGTCTACACCCTGACGCCGCGCGAGAGCCCGGTCAACCGCCGGGCACTCTACGTGCACGGTGGCGCGTGGGTGCACGAGATCTCTCCGTTCCACTGGTGGCTGATCGCGCGCCTCGCGGTGAACACGGGCACCGAGTTCACCGTGCCGATCTATCCGCTCGTACCGCGGGGAACGGCCGGCGAGGTCGTGCCGGTGGTCGCCGATCTCGCGGCCGAGCTCGTGGCGGAGGCCGGTTCATCCGCGGTTCTTATCCTCGGCGACTCCGCCGGCGGAACCATCGCGCTTTCCGCGGCCATGCTGCTGCGCGACCGCGGTGTGCCCGCGCCCCGTGACATCGTGCTCATCTCGCCGGTGATCGACCTCACCTTCAGCGATCCGCTGACCTACGAGATCGAGCCGCGCGACCCGTGGCTGAACGTGCCGGGTCCCAAGGCGGCCGCCGAGGTCTGGCGCGGCGACCTGCCGATCGAGCACCCGTTCGTGAGCCCCGTGAACGCCCCGCTCGCCGGCATCGGTCGCATCACGCTGTTCAGCGGCACACGCGACATCACCCACGCCGACGCGATCACGCTGGCGAAGAAGGCACGGGCCGAGGGTCACCCGCTCGACTTCCACCAGCGGGCGAACATGCTCCACGTGTATCCGCTGCTGCCGATTCCCGAGGGGGCCGAGGCACGCGCGGTGATCGAGGCGGTGCTCGCCGCGGACGAGTGGCGCCTGTGA
- a CDS encoding FBP domain-containing protein, producing MISLDEKTIRASFVNASRKETSDLTLPADFAGLDWDRLDYLGWIDPKMAKRAYIVVPLPDGPVGIVLRQADAAPRSRAQCSWCQDVHLPNDVVLYSARRVGAAGRNGNTVGTLICSKFECSVNVRKLPPSAYIGFDREAAREQRIAVLRQRATDFATGIVLGE from the coding sequence ATGATCTCTCTCGACGAGAAAACCATCCGCGCGTCGTTCGTGAACGCGTCGCGCAAAGAAACATCCGACCTGACCCTGCCGGCCGACTTCGCCGGACTCGACTGGGACCGTCTCGACTATCTCGGCTGGATCGACCCGAAAATGGCGAAGCGCGCCTACATTGTGGTTCCCCTGCCCGACGGCCCGGTGGGCATCGTGCTCAGACAGGCCGACGCCGCGCCTCGCAGCCGGGCCCAGTGCTCGTGGTGCCAGGACGTGCACCTGCCCAACGATGTGGTGCTCTACAGTGCCCGCCGGGTGGGGGCGGCCGGCCGCAACGGCAACACGGTCGGCACGCTGATCTGCTCGAAGTTCGAGTGCTCGGTCAACGTTCGCAAACTGCCGCCGTCGGCCTACATCGGGTTCGACCGTGAAGCCGCGCGCGAACAGCGCATCGCCGTCTTGCGGCAGCGGGCGACCGACTTCGCGACCGGCATCGTGCTGGGCGAGTAG
- a CDS encoding AraC family transcriptional regulator — MDPLAHLLDGPRAHRAFALRVVMSPGWSVDVRDEAPLTVMAMVTGSAVLVDDDRTHALEPGDVALVRGPAPYRVSDDPDRAPDAVIHPGQLCTTPAGEHLDLPMSHGVRTWGNSPDGATSMLIGTYTSDAEVSRAVTAALPRVAIVPAGQLDPVLVGLLGREITSDAPGQGSTVDRLLDVLLVHAIRQWASEHPESARGWLAGRSDPLVARALELFHGEPAAAWTLDLLARRLNVSRATVASRFRATVGESPISYLTNWRMLLASEMLARPEATTGQIAADVGYGSPFALSTAFKRRFGQSPTEYRRRVYPTATAGRRRDAG, encoded by the coding sequence ATGGACCCCCTCGCGCACCTGCTCGACGGCCCCCGCGCCCACCGCGCCTTCGCCCTCCGCGTGGTGATGTCGCCGGGGTGGTCGGTCGACGTGCGCGACGAGGCGCCGCTCACGGTGATGGCGATGGTCACGGGCAGTGCGGTGCTCGTCGACGACGACCGGACGCACGCGCTCGAACCCGGCGACGTCGCGTTGGTGCGCGGTCCGGCTCCGTACAGGGTTTCGGATGATCCGGACCGCGCGCCCGACGCCGTGATCCACCCGGGGCAGCTCTGCACCACCCCGGCCGGGGAGCATCTCGACCTACCGATGTCGCACGGGGTGCGCACCTGGGGCAACTCGCCGGACGGCGCGACGAGCATGCTGATCGGCACCTACACGAGCGATGCCGAGGTCAGTCGTGCCGTGACAGCGGCGCTGCCCCGCGTCGCGATCGTGCCGGCGGGACAGCTGGACCCGGTGCTCGTCGGCCTTCTGGGGCGCGAGATCACCAGCGACGCGCCCGGTCAGGGCAGCACGGTCGACCGGCTGCTCGACGTGCTGCTCGTGCATGCGATCCGCCAGTGGGCGTCCGAGCACCCGGAGTCGGCGCGGGGCTGGCTCGCCGGACGCTCCGACCCGCTCGTCGCGCGAGCGCTCGAGCTGTTCCACGGTGAGCCCGCCGCCGCCTGGACGCTCGACCTGCTCGCCCGGCGGCTCAACGTGTCACGGGCCACCGTGGCCAGCCGGTTCCGCGCGACCGTGGGCGAGTCGCCGATCTCCTACCTCACCAACTGGCGCATGCTGCTCGCGAGCGAGATGCTCGCCCGGCCGGAGGCGACCACCGGCCAGATCGCGGCGGACGTGGGTTACGGCAGCCCGTTCGCGCTGAGCACCGCTTTCAAGCGGCGCTTCGGGCAGAGCCCCACCGAGTACCGGCGGCGGGTGTATCCGACCGCTACGGCGGGTCGGCGACGCGACGCGGGCTAG
- a CDS encoding anthrone oxygenase family protein, which produces MNTLETATVVTAAACAGVAGGVYFSFSALVLPALRTRAASDAVAAMRAVNVAAVRPPFMLVFFGGAVSAAAVAVFELVGETHPARIAGAALALVAFGITVVRNVPLNNALAGGSPDWQRFEPRWRRANHARAAASILAAVALAASLADRS; this is translated from the coding sequence ATGAACACTCTGGAAACCGCGACCGTCGTTACCGCCGCCGCCTGCGCGGGGGTGGCCGGCGGTGTCTACTTCTCGTTCTCGGCGCTGGTGCTGCCCGCGCTGCGCACCCGCGCGGCGAGCGACGCCGTGGCGGCCATGCGCGCGGTCAATGTCGCCGCGGTGCGCCCGCCGTTCATGCTCGTCTTCTTCGGCGGCGCCGTGAGCGCGGCAGCCGTGGCGGTGTTCGAGCTGGTCGGCGAGACCCACCCGGCGCGCATTGCGGGGGCGGCGCTCGCCCTCGTCGCGTTCGGCATCACCGTCGTGCGCAACGTGCCGCTCAACAACGCGCTCGCGGGCGGTTCGCCCGACTGGCAGCGGTTCGAGCCGCGCTGGCGCCGCGCCAACCACGCTCGGGCGGCCGCGTCCATCCTGGCCGCGGTGGCGCTCGCGGCGTCGCTGGCGGACCGATCCTAG